In Pseudomonas sp. MM213, a genomic segment contains:
- the exbB gene encoding tonB-system energizer ExbB, with product MTRNQFPASPTNRPRAWSAVAALLLSLMLAPTAAFADAQAPATPAAATAPAPAEHSAEHAAPVATDPAQAVDAAGEDAPQVLEADNSLGMAHDLSPWGMYQNADIIVKIVMIGLAIASIITWTIWIAKGFELMGAKRRLRTEIVHLKKAATLKEASVTAAKPGTLANLLVHDALEEMHLSTNSREKEGIKERVAFRLERLVAACGRNMSSGTGVLATIGSTAPFVGLFGTVWGIMNSFIGIAKTQTTNLAVVAPGIAEALLATALGLVAAIPAVVIYNVFARSIAGYKAQVSDASAEVLLLVSRDLDHQPERSSQPHMVKVG from the coding sequence ATGACACGCAATCAATTCCCCGCTTCGCCAACCAATCGACCTCGCGCCTGGAGCGCGGTGGCCGCCCTGTTGCTCAGCCTGATGCTGGCGCCAACCGCCGCCTTCGCTGACGCACAAGCCCCGGCCACCCCAGCCGCCGCCACTGCGCCCGCTCCCGCCGAGCACTCTGCCGAACACGCCGCACCGGTTGCCACCGATCCGGCCCAGGCCGTAGACGCCGCTGGTGAAGACGCGCCGCAAGTCCTCGAAGCCGACAACAGCCTGGGCATGGCCCATGACCTGTCGCCGTGGGGCATGTACCAGAACGCCGACATCATCGTGAAAATCGTGATGATCGGCCTCGCCATCGCGTCGATCATCACCTGGACCATCTGGATCGCCAAGGGCTTCGAGCTGATGGGCGCCAAGCGCCGTCTGCGCACCGAAATCGTCCACCTGAAGAAGGCGGCCACCCTCAAGGAAGCCAGTGTAACGGCAGCCAAGCCCGGCACCCTCGCCAACCTGTTGGTGCACGATGCGCTGGAAGAGATGCACCTGTCGACCAACAGCCGTGAGAAAGAAGGCATCAAGGAACGCGTCGCCTTCCGTCTCGAGCGCCTGGTCGCAGCCTGCGGTCGCAACATGAGCAGCGGCACCGGCGTACTCGCCACCATCGGCTCTACCGCGCCGTTCGTGGGCCTGTTCGGCACCGTGTGGGGCATCATGAACAGCTTCATCGGCATCGCCAAAACCCAGACTACCAACCTCGCCGTCGTGGCTCCCGGCATCGCCGAAGCCTTGCTGGCCACCGCGCTGGGCCTGGTTGCCGCGATTCCAGCCGTTGTGATCTACAACGTGTTCGCCCGCTCCATCGCCGGCTACAAGGCGCAAGTGTCCGACGCCTCGGCAGAAGTCCTGTTGCTGGTCAGCCGCGACCTCGACCACCAGCCTGAGCGCAGCTCGCAACCGCACATGGTGAAAGTGGGGTAA
- the exbD gene encoding TonB system transport protein ExbD: protein MGLHLKEGADDDLAENHEINVTPFIDVMLVLLIIFMVAAPLATVDIKVDLPASSAKPAPRPEKPVFLSVKADQRLFLGEDEVKAEALGATLDAKTQGKKDTTIFFQADKGVDYGDLMSVMDNLRAAGYLKVGLVGLETAVKK from the coding sequence ATGGGCCTGCATTTGAAAGAAGGCGCAGACGACGATCTGGCCGAGAACCACGAAATCAACGTCACGCCGTTCATCGACGTGATGCTGGTGCTGTTGATCATCTTCATGGTGGCCGCTCCGTTGGCCACCGTGGACATCAAGGTCGACCTGCCTGCCTCCAGCGCCAAACCGGCGCCGCGGCCAGAGAAACCGGTGTTCCTCAGCGTCAAAGCTGACCAGCGCCTGTTCCTCGGCGAAGACGAAGTGAAAGCCGAAGCACTCGGCGCCACGCTCGACGCCAAGACCCAGGGCAAGAAAGACACGACGATCTTCTTCCAGGCCGATAAAGGCGTGGACTACGGCGACCTGATGAGCGTGATGGACAACCTGCGCGCTGCCGGCTACCTGAAGGTCGGTCTGGTCGGACTCGAGACGGCAGTGAAGAAATGA